The Stygiolobus azoricus genome window below encodes:
- a CDS encoding alanyl-tRNA editing protein produces the protein MDIQVRTHTALHIVKGALRKVLETKWTASTYVNGNHGRITVVSERKPTDEEMEKVFQLANSKVNENIPIIIEELPREEAERKYGDEMYDLFPVPSEVKILKIVIIPPDWNINACNKEHTKTTGEIGRIIGDDWRYRNTKKLLEVSFDIE, from the coding sequence ATGGATATTCAAGTTAGAACACATACGGCATTGCATATAGTGAAGGGCGCTTTGAGGAAGGTTTTGGAAACTAAGTGGACGGCAAGCACTTACGTTAACGGTAACCACGGCAGGATAACAGTCGTGTCCGAAAGAAAGCCCACAGATGAAGAAATGGAAAAGGTCTTCCAGTTGGCAAATTCCAAGGTAAATGAAAACATACCAATAATCATAGAGGAATTGCCTCGAGAAGAAGCTGAAAGGAAATACGGTGACGAGATGTACGATCTCTTCCCTGTCCCATCAGAGGTTAAAATCCTAAAAATAGTCATTATCCCACCTGACTGGAATATAAACGCGTGTAACAAAGAACACACTAAAACTACTGGAGAGATAGGTAGAATCATAGGAGATGATTGGAGGTATAGAAATACAAAAAAGTTATTGGAGGTATCTTTCGATATAGAGTAA
- a CDS encoding protease pro-enzyme activation domain-containing protein → MIKLHSVILLILFMINLLTFFGISTSTYASYVGPEIGNSQPIGYLNPQQPICIGILIPPKNMNELYLLAQEVAYHQIKPIPTSQLFSMFAQKDKEDQIIKFLNESGFHLVYRSPFAIIAEGYVYQVKEAFHTELALYKDGNIVYYMPTSKPIVPSEFSGVMIQGLTNYTNVNYQLNLIVLGKVKGNTLIPNVNPEIANVTGFKYLSFAANMYTPQDIIGAYNITQGGKNVTIAIIDPYGDPTILEDLALFDKEFHLPPANISIIPIGPYDPIFGLSTGWYIETALDVETAHAIAPYAHIDLVVPSSVTFIPEAIDYIVSNDVAQVVSMSFGIPENVLGASGLFVVFQGTAYPNTPYWDYYFALGTVEGITFLASSGDEGATAGGLSTYSGVSYPATSPFVTAVGGTTLFVNVTSGYLSTENSTATYGYETAWSFDNMFYFPYVASDGGYSEIYPKPWYQMMINGTTRPNPDVAAVANPNTGEIIYVLGQQEVIGGTSLSAPIWAGIVADIISQTHKPIGLLNNILYWIYSNSSLYQKAFHQITFGFNGLYTAHSGYNLVTGLGSPDYYWLLKAVEYYESIPRLDVSVTAVESNVQYPWFMYNSTFTILAKISYPNGTEVTNGSFNAYIYTIKGLLTSLPLIFNGSYWEAEYTITPSDPPNIWYIVVNGTVGNLSGVGAYEIDVGLSVNIISPVPFPYSLSIPPNTPFSIEACVYYPNLTPANVSLEAHFVQNNAIVYNVTLLPTSTPGLYRGVFAVVTPSKEGVFVMFVNDTYGCAFSYETIGGLNLFTFIFTPIDDGFPSISPNQNITILAFTFDQSGLGIFTSNVTAYIYSPKGNLVGEVNLKPATEATQFGVYNLFGFQEGNFTIPANASPGFYRVVIVGVYNGSIGLEEMNYTTYFYVSPSTLSVDVKSVGEVFEGQYIKVYANITYPNGTEVTTGIFTATLIPYQNENQQIFLESENGVPLQYNSTLKEWVGLLRVPGGINATVYTGNSLYSLAGPWKIAIAGASYNGYNSLSYGEYVQVEPYVYLPSLNLGSSKIMYLPPFITEVNGTYEIQGVYIPALNLSNGKYMIQNSIIGSLVSQNSTVIIEGSTISTITSLNSNLELENTKIEDSQVGIYSIDSNITLSSITFENINLALKYVNSNIVTSSTSFINVSKISNFPTPQLSYPNQITYPTSYILVNITNYNTSVLKIIKVLVDGKPVNFSVSQGINGVEVKIPFNSTEMPSGVNTVLLKVYNGMYYDLSFSVDNQYPFQSLSSSVASSVSSTRTLALALGLVAIILSVLAIIITFRKGGGKSGK, encoded by the coding sequence ATGATAAAACTACATTCGGTAATTCTTTTAATACTTTTTATGATAAATCTCTTAACATTCTTTGGCATATCTACAAGTACTTATGCATCGTATGTAGGACCAGAGATTGGGAACTCACAACCTATAGGCTATTTGAACCCTCAACAGCCAATATGTATAGGTATCCTTATACCGCCTAAAAATATGAATGAACTTTACTTATTAGCTCAGGAAGTAGCTTATCATCAGATAAAGCCAATTCCTACTTCGCAATTATTTTCAATGTTTGCCCAAAAGGATAAGGAGGATCAGATAATAAAATTCTTGAATGAAAGTGGTTTCCATCTTGTCTATAGGAGTCCCTTCGCTATTATAGCTGAAGGATATGTATATCAAGTAAAAGAAGCGTTTCATACTGAATTAGCTCTATATAAAGATGGTAATATTGTCTATTACATGCCTACGTCAAAACCTATAGTTCCATCCGAATTTAGTGGTGTTATGATCCAAGGTCTAACTAATTATACTAACGTAAACTATCAACTAAACTTGATCGTTTTAGGAAAAGTAAAGGGGAATACTCTTATACCTAATGTTAATCCTGAAATAGCTAACGTGACTGGGTTTAAGTACCTATCGTTCGCCGCTAATATGTACACTCCTCAAGATATAATAGGTGCTTATAACATTACACAAGGAGGAAAGAATGTAACAATAGCAATAATCGATCCTTACGGGGATCCAACAATATTAGAAGACTTAGCTTTGTTCGATAAGGAGTTTCATTTACCTCCAGCTAATATATCAATTATTCCAATAGGTCCTTATGATCCTATTTTCGGCTTATCTACTGGTTGGTATATTGAGACAGCTTTAGATGTTGAAACAGCTCATGCTATAGCTCCTTATGCACATATAGATTTGGTGGTCCCGTCAAGTGTTACGTTTATACCTGAGGCAATAGATTATATTGTCTCTAATGATGTTGCTCAAGTAGTTTCTATGAGTTTTGGTATTCCTGAGAACGTTTTAGGTGCATCTGGACTGTTTGTCGTTTTTCAGGGAACGGCTTATCCAAATACACCATATTGGGATTATTACTTCGCCTTAGGAACTGTTGAAGGTATAACCTTTCTGGCATCATCTGGCGACGAGGGTGCGACGGCAGGAGGACTTTCAACTTATAGTGGTGTATCTTATCCAGCCACAAGTCCTTTTGTAACTGCTGTAGGAGGAACGACATTATTCGTTAACGTAACATCGGGGTATCTATCAACAGAAAATTCTACAGCGACTTACGGGTATGAAACAGCTTGGTCTTTTGATAACATGTTCTACTTCCCATATGTAGCCTCTGACGGAGGTTATAGCGAAATATATCCTAAACCTTGGTATCAAATGATGATCAACGGTACAACTAGGCCAAATCCAGATGTAGCAGCTGTTGCTAATCCAAATACTGGCGAAATAATATATGTTTTAGGGCAGCAGGAAGTAATAGGAGGTACTAGCTTATCCGCTCCTATTTGGGCCGGTATTGTAGCTGATATAATATCTCAGACTCACAAACCAATAGGACTCTTAAATAACATACTTTACTGGATATACTCTAACTCTTCATTATATCAGAAAGCTTTCCATCAAATTACATTTGGGTTTAACGGATTATATACTGCTCATTCAGGCTATAACTTGGTAACTGGTTTAGGGTCTCCTGATTATTACTGGTTACTTAAGGCAGTTGAATATTACGAATCGATACCAAGGCTAGATGTATCCGTTACAGCTGTAGAATCTAACGTACAATATCCATGGTTTATGTATAATTCTACTTTCACAATTCTTGCAAAGATATCTTATCCTAACGGAACCGAGGTTACGAATGGAAGCTTTAATGCTTACATATACACGATTAAAGGATTACTTACCTCGTTACCGTTGATCTTTAACGGCTCTTATTGGGAGGCAGAATACACAATTACACCTAGCGATCCTCCAAACATATGGTATATAGTAGTGAACGGAACAGTTGGCAATTTAAGTGGAGTTGGAGCTTATGAGATAGACGTAGGTCTCTCAGTTAACATAATTTCACCAGTGCCTTTCCCCTATAGTCTATCTATACCGCCTAACACTCCATTTTCAATCGAAGCGTGTGTATATTATCCAAATTTAACCCCTGCAAATGTGTCCTTAGAAGCTCATTTCGTTCAAAATAATGCTATAGTATATAACGTAACACTTTTACCTACTTCCACTCCAGGTTTATATAGAGGGGTATTTGCTGTGGTCACTCCATCTAAAGAAGGAGTTTTTGTAATGTTCGTTAATGATACATATGGCTGTGCATTCTCTTATGAGACCATAGGAGGGCTCAACTTATTCACTTTCATCTTTACTCCTATTGATGATGGATTTCCATCAATTTCACCGAACCAGAACATTACAATATTGGCCTTTACATTTGATCAATCAGGACTAGGTATATTCACGAGTAACGTAACTGCATATATATACTCACCTAAGGGGAATTTAGTTGGCGAAGTTAACTTAAAGCCTGCAACTGAAGCGACGCAGTTCGGCGTCTACAATTTGTTCGGTTTCCAAGAGGGTAATTTTACTATCCCAGCAAATGCTTCACCAGGTTTCTATAGAGTAGTAATAGTAGGAGTTTATAACGGGTCTATAGGCTTAGAAGAGATGAATTATACTACTTACTTCTATGTTTCCCCCTCGACTTTATCTGTAGATGTTAAAAGTGTAGGTGAAGTATTTGAAGGTCAATACATAAAAGTCTACGCTAATATAACTTATCCTAATGGAACAGAAGTAACTACTGGTATATTTACAGCTACACTAATACCATATCAGAACGAGAATCAACAGATCTTTTTAGAGTCTGAAAACGGGGTTCCACTTCAATATAACTCTACATTGAAAGAGTGGGTTGGTTTACTTAGAGTGCCGGGAGGTATAAATGCTACTGTATATACTGGGAACTCTCTATACTCTCTGGCTGGTCCTTGGAAAATAGCTATAGCTGGGGCAAGCTATAATGGGTACAACTCGTTATCTTATGGAGAGTATGTTCAAGTTGAACCTTATGTTTATTTGCCATCACTAAATCTAGGCTCATCAAAAATAATGTATTTACCACCGTTTATAACTGAGGTAAATGGTACTTATGAGATTCAAGGTGTTTATATTCCAGCTCTAAATCTCTCAAACGGAAAATACATGATACAGAATTCAATAATAGGTTCGCTAGTATCTCAGAATTCAACAGTGATTATAGAAGGATCAACAATATCGACTATTACTTCTTTGAATTCCAATTTAGAGTTGGAAAATACTAAAATAGAGGATAGTCAGGTAGGAATATATTCAATAGATTCTAATATAACATTAAGTTCGATAACATTTGAGAATATAAATCTAGCTCTGAAATACGTAAATAGTAATATAGTTACATCCAGTACGAGTTTTATAAATGTTAGTAAAATAAGTAACTTCCCAACACCTCAACTTTCCTACCCCAATCAAATCACCTATCCTACTTCCTACATATTGGTTAATATAACCAATTATAACACCTCTGTGTTGAAAATCATAAAAGTTCTAGTGGATGGCAAACCGGTGAACTTTAGTGTAAGTCAGGGAATTAACGGAGTAGAAGTTAAGATACCGTTCAACTCAACCGAGATGCCTTCTGGAGTGAATACTGTCTTACTCAAGGTTTATAATGGTATGTATTACGATCTTTCCTTTAGTGTGGATAATCAATATCCGTTCCAGAGTTTATCGTCATCAGTGGCTTCTTCGGTTAGTTCAACTAGAACATTAGCATTAGCGTTAGGTTTGGTAGCTATAATCTTGTCCGTTTTAGCTATAATTATAACCTTTAGGAAGGGAGGTGGTAAAAGTGGTAAATGA
- a CDS encoding MFS transporter, which yields MSNNPFKSMDSLKLTFNHIKIWYTAGMGFFTDAYDLLVISYILATFIDAYKYYGMSVPGFTNYLVGPNSDFWIGLLASSAIITAILGQLIFGFLGDKLGRKSVYGVEASLLTIGALLSAFAWNLPSLIFFRSIMGLGIGGDYPISATIMSEYANVKDRGKLIALVFSNQALGSLAALAVGVISVSILPPDIAWRVMAGLGAIPAATVIYLRRKVPETPRYSLLVKGNIEEAKKAAKFLGTGIEVNSNVRSGIKGVSEFLSTYLPVLIGTAGTWFILDIAFYGTGIYSSSALAPVFGNPFPSHPTALSLSEFQSDLAKALFIGGVPFLVGFPGYFAAVALLDKLGRKWIQLQGFIAMAIIYAVVSSVMIVNGTKVEGFSIPPTLAFIIYSLSYFFIDFGPNTTTFVIPAEVYPTKFRTTGHGISAASGKIGAAITTYLFPSLIATIGIKEILIMLAILSVIGGIITYAFVPEPKMKPLEEASREKIEVSQ from the coding sequence ATGTCAAATAATCCCTTTAAGAGCATGGACTCTTTGAAGTTAACATTCAACCACATAAAGATATGGTATACAGCCGGAATGGGCTTTTTTACTGATGCCTATGATTTATTGGTTATATCCTATATATTGGCTACGTTTATAGATGCGTATAAATACTACGGAATGTCAGTGCCGGGCTTCACAAATTACCTGGTAGGCCCTAATAGCGACTTTTGGATTGGTCTTCTGGCTTCATCAGCGATAATAACTGCAATACTTGGCCAACTAATCTTCGGGTTTTTAGGAGATAAGTTAGGTAGGAAATCCGTATACGGTGTTGAGGCATCTTTGCTAACAATTGGTGCTTTGTTAAGTGCATTTGCATGGAACTTACCCTCCCTCATATTCTTTAGGTCTATAATGGGACTAGGGATAGGTGGAGATTATCCAATATCTGCTACAATAATGAGTGAATACGCAAACGTGAAAGATAGGGGAAAGTTAATAGCCTTAGTCTTTTCGAATCAAGCTTTGGGTTCATTAGCTGCACTTGCTGTAGGTGTTATATCGGTCAGTATACTTCCTCCTGATATAGCCTGGAGAGTAATGGCAGGATTAGGAGCTATTCCCGCAGCAACGGTAATATATCTGAGGAGGAAAGTCCCAGAGACTCCTAGATACTCTCTTTTAGTTAAGGGTAACATAGAAGAAGCTAAGAAGGCAGCTAAATTTTTAGGAACTGGTATTGAGGTAAACTCTAATGTGAGAAGCGGAATAAAAGGAGTTAGTGAGTTCTTATCTACTTACTTACCCGTTCTGATAGGGACTGCGGGTACATGGTTTATACTCGATATAGCCTTTTATGGAACTGGTATATACTCTTCTTCTGCTTTAGCTCCAGTGTTCGGGAATCCCTTCCCATCCCATCCAACAGCGTTATCTCTTAGCGAGTTTCAGTCCGATTTAGCTAAAGCATTGTTCATAGGTGGAGTACCTTTCTTAGTAGGATTTCCAGGCTACTTTGCTGCTGTTGCTTTGTTAGATAAGCTCGGTAGAAAATGGATACAACTTCAAGGATTTATCGCTATGGCAATAATTTATGCCGTGGTATCTTCAGTTATGATTGTGAATGGGACAAAGGTAGAAGGTTTCAGTATACCTCCTACTTTAGCGTTTATCATTTACTCCCTATCTTACTTTTTCATAGATTTTGGTCCAAATACTACTACATTTGTAATCCCAGCTGAAGTTTATCCGACTAAATTTAGAACAACTGGTCATGGTATATCAGCTGCTTCTGGCAAGATTGGTGCTGCGATAACCACATATTTATTTCCATCATTAATAGCTACAATAGGGATAAAGGAAATACTTATAATGCTCGCGATACTGAGCGTGATAGGAGGCATAATAACATATGCATTTGTCCCAGAGCCTAAAATGAAACCCCTAGAGGAAGCCTCAAGGGAAAAGATAGAAGTTAGTCAGTGA